aaataatagcagGAGTTGGTATTATTAATGGAATGATAATTAACTCAATATTTAGacgtaaattgaaattatatcatcaTGGTGCACTAATGACAACATTATTTGTAACATTAGCACCATCATCTACTTCGTATTTAAGTCATCAATTCGTATGTTAAATCTtgttaatagataaaaaatgttttttaaaaatcttttatgataaaaaatataataaattaataatttttattttcagtttattttaaataaaatattggtaCGCGAACCTTATTGTTTGATATGTGAAGAATTAAAAGCAATTTCATTTCTACAAGTTAATagcttattatattctttagttATAGCACCAACAATAAATATTggggtaaaatatttttcatctttttcatgttttctatgttattttcaatgtaattaatttaattttctaattttaataatttttgtatagatTGCTGGAAATATAGGATATAGAGTTCCatatataaaagaaggaaaggaactTTTCAAACTTTGGTGGAGTGTTGTTAAACCTCATTCTAAGATCatatcatttttgtttattaccAATACAATTGCAGGTGGTCTGGTTACCTActtacaaattttatcgatgcaaaatctaacaaatattatattaagacttcaagaatatattgataataaataggtatgtttacataatttattatttagtatattatacttatatacatatcttcttaatgtacatgtatatatatccaatatatacttatatatttacattatatttttatatatcatataggTTGAAAGTATGAAGTAGGAAATATCAAGTGTAAAAGTTATATGTACTAT
This DNA window, taken from Apis mellifera strain DH4 linkage group LG12, Amel_HAv3.1, whole genome shotgun sequence, encodes the following:
- the LOC551426 gene encoding uncharacterized protein LOC551426 produces the protein MLGYENESDLIKNRMNLIKEWEPQNEVWFLRHGNKIIAGVGIINGMIINSIFRRKLKLYHHGALMTTLFVTLAPSSTSYLSHQFFILNKILVREPYCLICEELKAISFLQVNSLLYSLVIAPTINIGIAGNIGYRVPYIKEGKELFKLWWSVVKPHSKIISFLFITNTIAGGLVTYLQILSMQNLTNIILRLQEYIDNK